In one Betta splendens chromosome 14, fBetSpl5.4, whole genome shotgun sequence genomic region, the following are encoded:
- the zar1l gene encoding ZAR1-like protein codes for MEGFLSTFPPINVYGNAVCGPPALGWGKREGRFMTPQGLNYLELCKAILAQVNPSLPPPPKKASTKECGVQVNAKVDKTVQCSLGPKTLFGLDGDHPEAPKCPGSPERHRADAKAPCNTPPVGNLRFLRPVSIYSPVFDRRVFFKKLHDGAEIKAEDEAGEREESDEEADYSDAAKGFKTTFHQASRGSKFQFLEQRYGFFHCKKCNIRWESAYVWCISGTSKVYYKQLCRKCQVGFNPYRVEPILCKGCSQTCCSCEKKQRHINMKRPHRQDLCCRCKGMRLSCDATYSFKYIV; via the exons ATGGAGGGGTTCCTGTCCACGTTTCCCCCGATCAACGTCTACGGCAATGCGGTCTGCGGCCCCCCGGCTCTGGGGTGGGGAAAGCGGGAGGGCCGCTTCATGACGCCCCAGGGCCTCAACTACCTGGAGCTCTGCAAAGCCATCCTGGCCCAGGTCAACCCCAGTCTGCCGCCTCCACCCAAGAAAGCGAGCACCAAGGAGTGCGGCGTGCAGGTCAACGCCAAGGTGGACAAAACCGTGCAGTGCTCGCTGGGTCCCAAGACGCTGTTCGGCCTGGACGGCGACCACCCCGAGGCCCCCAAGTGCCCCGGGAGCCCGGAGCGTCACAGAGCGGACGCGAAGGCGCCGTGCAACACGCCGCCGGTCGGCAACCTGCGCTTCCTGCGGCCCGTCTCCATCTACTCGCCGGTGTTCGACCGCAGGGTTTTCTTCAAGAAGCTCCACGACGGCGCCGAAATCAAGGCCGAGGACGAAGCCGGCGAGCGGGAGGAGTCCGACGAGGAGGCGGATTATAGCGACGCGGCCAAGGGCTTCAAGACCACCTTCCACCAGGCGTCACGGGGGTCCAAGTTCCAG TTCTTGGAGCAGCGCTATGGCTTTTTCCACTGCAAAAAGTGCAACATCCGGTGGGAGAGTGCTTATGTTTGGTGCATCTCTGGTACGAGCAAG GTGTATTACAAGCAGCTCTGCCGGAAGTGTCAGGTGGGGTTTAATCCCTACAGAGTGGAGCCGATCCTCTGCAAG ggTTGCTctcagacctgctgcagctgcgagaagaagcagaggcacATCAACATGAAGAGGCCTCACCGCCAGGACCTGTGCTGCCGCTGCAAAGGCATGAGGCTGTCCTGCGACGCCACCTACAGCTTCAAATACATCGTCTGA